One window of Ralstonia pickettii DTP0602 genomic DNA carries:
- a CDS encoding hypothetical protein (K09919: K09919; hypothetical protein) — protein MQSDSGNTAAADSQNASQPDAPGYRTEIVSDLAGIDPAAWDALLSRQPEATPFLRHAFLHALHASGSACGETGWHPRYLTLWAGERLAGAMPLYAKAHSYGEYVFDWAWADAYARHGIEYYPKWLSAIPFTPVRGARLIAEDESARRLLLQVALTLAAESKMSSLHILFPDDAEADLMQEAGMLMRHGVQFHWTNGGEGADPGPGGERYASFDDFLATLSQKKRKNIRAERRQVAQAGITFRHLRGAEIDDDAWRFFNRCYRQTYREHHSTPYLNLDFFRRIGAAMPQHLLLVVAEREGRRIASSLLVYDDAPGVSTLYGRYWGALEYQPCLHFETAYYQPLEFCIAQGIRTFEGGAQGEHKMARGFLPVATRSAHWLAHPDFADAVERFLVRERQGIDAYLDELGERNPFARS, from the coding sequence ATGCAGTCGGATTCCGGCAATACCGCGGCCGCAGACAGCCAGAACGCCAGCCAACCGGACGCCCCGGGCTATCGCACAGAGATCGTCTCCGACCTGGCCGGGATCGACCCGGCCGCCTGGGACGCGCTGCTGTCACGCCAGCCCGAAGCCACGCCCTTCCTGCGCCACGCCTTCCTGCATGCGCTGCACGCCAGCGGCAGCGCATGCGGAGAAACCGGCTGGCATCCGCGCTACCTGACGCTGTGGGCCGGCGAGCGGCTGGCCGGGGCGATGCCGCTCTATGCCAAGGCGCATTCGTATGGCGAGTATGTGTTTGACTGGGCCTGGGCCGACGCCTACGCGCGCCACGGCATCGAGTACTACCCCAAGTGGCTGTCGGCAATCCCGTTCACGCCGGTGCGCGGGGCTCGGCTGATTGCAGAGGACGAGTCGGCGCGCCGGCTGCTGCTGCAGGTGGCCCTGACGCTGGCGGCGGAAAGCAAGATGTCGTCGCTGCATATCCTGTTCCCCGACGATGCCGAGGCCGACCTGATGCAGGAGGCCGGCATGCTGATGCGCCATGGCGTGCAGTTCCACTGGACCAACGGTGGCGAAGGCGCAGATCCAGGCCCGGGCGGCGAACGCTATGCCAGCTTCGACGATTTCCTTGCCACGCTGTCGCAGAAGAAGCGCAAGAACATCCGCGCCGAGCGGCGCCAGGTGGCGCAGGCCGGCATCACCTTCCGCCACCTGCGCGGGGCCGAGATCGACGACGATGCGTGGCGCTTCTTCAACCGCTGCTATCGCCAGACCTACCGCGAGCACCATTCCACGCCCTACCTGAACCTGGATTTCTTCCGGCGCATCGGCGCGGCCATGCCGCAGCATCTGCTGCTGGTGGTGGCCGAGCGCGAGGGCCGGCGCATCGCGTCCTCGCTGCTGGTGTACGACGACGCGCCCGGGGTCAGCACGCTGTACGGCCGCTACTGGGGCGCGCTCGAATACCAGCCGTGCCTGCACTTCGAGACGGCCTACTACCAGCCGCTGGAGTTCTGCATCGCGCAAGGCATCCGCACCTTCGAAGGCGGCGCGCAGGGCGAGCACAAGATGGCGCGCGGCTTCCTGCCGGTGGCCACGCGTTCGGCGCACTGGCTGGCGCATCCGGATTTTGCCGATGCGGTCGAGCGCTTCCTGGTACGCGAGCGCCAGGGCATCGACGCCTACCTGGACGAGCTGGGTGAACGCAATCCGTTCGCGCGCTCCTGA
- a CDS encoding nitrogen regulatory protein P-II 1 (indirectly regulates nitrogen metabolism; at high nitrogen levels P-II prevents the phosphorylation of NR-I, the transcriptional activator of the glutamine synthetase gene (glnA); at low nitrogen levels P-II is uridylylated to form PII-UMP and interacts with an adenylyltransferase (GlnE) that activates GlnA~K04751: glnB; nitrogen regulatory protein P-II 1) encodes MKQITAIIKPFKLDEVREALADVGVTGLTVTEVKGFGRQKGHTELYRGAEYVVDFLPKIKIEVVVAENQLDTVLDAIVKAAHTGKIGDGKIFVTEIERVIRIRTGEQDEAAV; translated from the coding sequence ATGAAGCAGATTACCGCCATCATCAAACCGTTCAAGCTCGACGAGGTGCGTGAAGCGCTGGCTGACGTCGGCGTGACCGGGCTGACGGTGACCGAGGTGAAGGGATTTGGCCGCCAGAAGGGGCATACCGAGCTCTATCGCGGCGCCGAGTACGTGGTCGACTTCCTGCCCAAGATCAAGATTGAAGTGGTGGTGGCCGAGAACCAGCTCGACACCGTGCTGGACGCCATCGTCAAGGCCGCCCATACCGGCAAGATCGGCGACGGCAAGATCTTCGTCACCGAAATCGAGCGCGTGATCCGCATCCGTACCGGCGAACAGGACGAAGCCGCGGTCTGA
- the nadE gene encoding NAD synthetase (catalyzes the formation of nicotinamide adenine dinucleotide (NAD) from nicotinic acid adenine dinucleotide (NAAD) using either ammonia or glutamine as the amide donor and ATP; ammonia-utilizing enzymes include the ones from Bacillus and Escherichia coli while glutamine-utilizing enzymes include the Mycobacterial one; forms homodimers~K01950: E6.3.5.1, NADSYN1, QNS1, nadE; NAD+ synthase (glutamine-hydrolysing) [EC:6.3.5.1]), with amino-acid sequence MKPSFFNLYSHGFARVAVGVPVCRVADPAFNARETLALATQAAQQGAVLAAFPELGLSAYTCDDLFHQRTLLDACETALGTIVEASRKLPLAMVVGMPLRVQHQLFNCAVVVAAGRVQGVVPKSYLPNYWEFYEGRQFSAADCANADSVRLLGQDVPFGAGLLFDIEGLPFFRFHAEICEDVWVPIPPSSFAALAGATVLVNLSASNIVVGKSGYRHQLVSQQSARCLAAYLYTSAGKGESSTDLAWDGQALICENGELLAESERFSDDSHLLFADVDVERLSRERMHQVTFGHSVRRHKEEAGRFRVISFPLDLPRDKTLPLSRNVARFPYVPADPRQRDERCNEVYNIQVQALVQRLSASKISKVVIGVSGGLDSTHALLVCAKAMDRLGLPRANILAYTMPGFATSDRTLQQARQLMQVVGCTATEIDIRPSCMAMLKDLGHPYAAGEKVYDVTFENVQAGERTNHLFRLANFHHAIVIGTGDLSELALGWCTYGVGDHMSHYNVNASVPKTLISHLVRWVAETGQVGEGGSDVLLAVLGTDISPELVPGDTNHGPEQKTESTIGPYELQDFNLYYTLRFGFTPSKIAFLAQHAWGDRERGVWPYGPEVARNEYGLAEIKRNLAIFLDRFFRTSQFKRSCVPNAPKVGSGGSLSPRGDWRAPSDSESVVWLADLEKVPD; translated from the coding sequence ATGAAGCCATCCTTCTTCAACCTCTATTCCCACGGTTTCGCGCGCGTGGCGGTCGGCGTGCCGGTCTGCCGCGTCGCCGATCCCGCCTTCAACGCGCGCGAGACGCTGGCGCTCGCCACGCAGGCCGCGCAGCAGGGCGCCGTGCTAGCTGCCTTCCCTGAACTGGGCCTGTCGGCCTACACCTGCGACGACCTGTTCCACCAGCGCACGCTGCTCGACGCCTGTGAAACGGCGCTGGGCACCATCGTCGAAGCCTCGCGCAAGCTGCCGCTGGCGATGGTGGTGGGCATGCCGTTGCGCGTGCAGCACCAGCTGTTCAACTGCGCCGTGGTGGTGGCGGCGGGCCGGGTGCAGGGCGTGGTGCCCAAGTCCTACCTGCCGAATTACTGGGAATTCTATGAAGGGCGCCAGTTCAGCGCGGCCGACTGTGCCAACGCCGACAGCGTGCGGCTGCTGGGCCAGGACGTGCCGTTCGGCGCCGGGCTGCTGTTCGATATCGAAGGGCTGCCGTTCTTCCGCTTCCACGCCGAGATCTGCGAAGACGTGTGGGTGCCGATTCCGCCGTCGTCGTTCGCCGCGCTGGCCGGCGCGACCGTGCTGGTGAACCTGTCCGCATCGAATATCGTGGTCGGCAAGTCCGGCTACCGGCACCAGCTGGTGTCGCAGCAATCGGCGCGCTGCCTGGCGGCGTACCTGTACACCTCCGCCGGCAAGGGCGAATCGTCGACCGACCTGGCCTGGGACGGCCAGGCACTGATCTGCGAGAACGGCGAACTGCTGGCGGAGTCCGAGCGCTTCTCCGATGACTCGCACCTGCTGTTCGCCGATGTCGACGTCGAGCGCCTGTCGCGCGAACGCATGCACCAGGTGACCTTCGGCCATTCAGTGCGCCGGCACAAGGAAGAGGCCGGGCGCTTCCGCGTGATCAGCTTCCCGCTGGACCTGCCGCGCGACAAGACCCTGCCGCTGTCGCGCAACGTGGCGCGCTTCCCGTACGTGCCGGCCGACCCGCGCCAGCGTGACGAGCGCTGCAACGAGGTCTACAACATCCAGGTGCAGGCGCTGGTGCAGCGGCTTTCGGCCAGCAAGATCAGCAAGGTGGTGATCGGCGTGTCCGGCGGGCTCGATTCCACGCACGCGCTGCTGGTCTGCGCCAAGGCGATGGATCGCCTCGGCCTGCCGCGCGCCAATATCCTCGCCTACACCATGCCAGGCTTCGCCACCAGCGACCGCACGCTGCAGCAGGCGCGCCAGCTGATGCAGGTGGTGGGCTGCACCGCCACCGAGATCGATATCCGCCCGAGTTGCATGGCGATGCTGAAGGACCTTGGCCACCCCTACGCCGCCGGCGAGAAGGTCTACGACGTGACCTTCGAAAACGTGCAGGCCGGCGAGCGCACCAACCACCTGTTCCGGCTGGCCAACTTCCACCATGCCATCGTGATCGGCACCGGCGACCTGAGCGAGCTGGCGCTGGGCTGGTGCACTTATGGCGTGGGCGACCACATGTCGCACTACAACGTCAACGCCAGCGTGCCCAAGACGCTGATCTCGCACCTGGTGCGCTGGGTGGCGGAAACCGGGCAGGTGGGCGAGGGCGGCTCGGATGTGCTGCTGGCGGTGTTGGGCACCGATATCAGCCCCGAGTTGGTGCCGGGCGATACCAACCACGGCCCGGAGCAGAAGACCGAGAGCACCATCGGCCCTTACGAGCTACAGGATTTCAACCTCTACTACACGCTGCGCTTCGGCTTCACGCCGTCGAAGATCGCCTTCCTGGCGCAGCACGCCTGGGGCGACCGCGAGCGCGGGGTCTGGCCCTACGGGCCGGAGGTGGCGCGCAATGAGTACGGGCTGGCGGAGATCAAGCGAAACCTGGCGATCTTCCTGGACCGGTTCTTCCGCACCAGCCAGTTCAAGCGCTCCTGCGTGCCGAATGCGCCCAAGGTGGGCTCGGGTGGCTCGCTGTCGCCGCGTGGCGACTGGCGGGCGCCGAGCGATTCGGAGTCTGTGGTGTGGCTGGCGGATCTGGAGAAAGTCCCGGACTGA
- a CDS encoding membrane protein: MHLPLELLMGPLPLILHIMEVIGVLAFAVSGVVDARKQRLDVVGTFVVAFATAFGGGTVRDVLLDRRPFYWVDHEGYVLLIFAMSFGASLMLRVLSRVASERTLIVADAIGLGLFSVTGASLALVAQMTPTVAVMMGIISAVFGGVVRDVLCNEVPMILRDRSPYATCSFIGCWIYVGMTWLAVQQEAALLTGAVAIIAMRLVSVRYGWKLPS; encoded by the coding sequence ATGCACCTTCCCCTCGAATTGCTGATGGGGCCGCTGCCCCTGATCCTCCACATCATGGAGGTGATCGGGGTGCTCGCCTTTGCCGTCTCGGGCGTGGTCGATGCGCGCAAGCAGCGCCTGGACGTGGTCGGCACCTTCGTGGTGGCGTTTGCCACCGCCTTCGGCGGCGGCACCGTACGCGACGTGCTGCTGGACCGGCGCCCGTTCTACTGGGTCGACCACGAAGGCTATGTGCTGCTGATCTTCGCGATGTCGTTCGGCGCGTCGCTGATGCTGCGCGTGTTGAGCCGGGTGGCCTCCGAACGCACCCTCATCGTGGCCGATGCGATCGGCCTGGGGCTGTTCTCGGTGACCGGCGCCTCGCTGGCGCTGGTGGCGCAGATGACGCCGACCGTGGCCGTGATGATGGGCATCATCTCGGCCGTGTTCGGCGGCGTGGTGCGCGACGTGCTGTGCAATGAAGTGCCGATGATCCTGCGCGACCGCTCGCCCTACGCCACCTGCTCGTTCATCGGCTGCTGGATCTATGTCGGCATGACCTGGCTGGCGGTGCAGCAGGAGGCGGCGCTGCTGACCGGGGCGGTGGCGATCATCGCCATGCGGCTGGTGTCGGTGCGCTACGGCTGGAAGCTGCCGAGCTGA
- a CDS encoding cytochrome B561 (K12262: cybB; cytochrome b561), producing MDRITEIQALPEVLSPSRRYDRLAVWLHWAVFLLVALAYATIELKGNFAKGTPPRNLAMLMHEWAGLVVLGLAVPRLLWRLVRGAPTPEPGWRLMQLAGSAMHWVLYLFILAQPLLGLLAINAGGHLLALPQLGIEIPALVGPDPALKDTVKETHETLGTAFYLVIGLHAMAALFHHYMLGDNTLRRMLR from the coding sequence ATGGACCGCATCACGGAAATCCAGGCCTTGCCGGAGGTGTTGTCGCCGTCGCGCCGCTATGACCGGCTGGCGGTATGGCTGCACTGGGCGGTATTCCTGCTGGTAGCGCTCGCTTACGCCACCATCGAACTGAAGGGCAACTTCGCCAAGGGCACACCGCCACGCAACCTGGCGATGCTGATGCACGAATGGGCGGGGCTGGTGGTACTGGGACTGGCGGTGCCACGCCTGCTGTGGCGCCTGGTGCGCGGCGCGCCCACGCCGGAGCCGGGGTGGCGCCTGATGCAGCTGGCCGGGTCGGCCATGCACTGGGTGCTGTACCTGTTTATCCTGGCCCAGCCGCTGCTGGGGTTGCTGGCGATCAATGCCGGCGGGCACCTGCTGGCGTTGCCGCAGCTGGGTATCGAGATTCCCGCGCTGGTGGGGCCGGATCCCGCGCTGAAGGACACCGTCAAGGAGACCCACGAGACCCTGGGCACCGCCTTCTACCTGGTGATCGGCCTGCATGCGATGGCGGCGCTGTTCCACCACTACATGCTGGGCGACAACACGCTGCGGCGGATGCTGCGCTGA
- a CDS encoding membrane protein (K11741: sugE; quaternary ammonium compound-resistance protein SugE) — MSWILLGVAGLLEIAFAFGMKWSAGFSRLWPSVYAVATGLASIVLLTLSLRVLPVGTAYAVWTGIGAAGTAMLGMLWLGEPVSLARVACIGLILSGVVGLKLVSGPAA, encoded by the coding sequence ATGTCGTGGATATTGTTGGGCGTGGCCGGCCTGCTTGAAATCGCCTTTGCCTTCGGCATGAAGTGGTCGGCCGGCTTCAGCCGGCTGTGGCCGAGTGTCTATGCCGTGGCCACCGGGCTGGCCAGCATCGTGCTGCTGACACTGTCGCTGCGCGTGCTGCCGGTCGGCACGGCCTATGCGGTGTGGACCGGCATCGGTGCCGCGGGCACCGCGATGCTGGGCATGCTGTGGCTGGGCGAGCCGGTGTCGCTGGCGCGCGTGGCTTGCATCGGGCTGATCCTGAGTGGCGTGGTCGGGCTCAAGCTGGTGTCGGGCCCTGCAGCCTGA
- a CDS encoding AraC family transcriptional regulator codes for MKIAVLAFPGVQMLDLAGPLDVFHEGARQAGQPDAYQFEIVSPSPGMLTAANGMRIMPDATLETASADIDTLLVAGGPRLNLLEQDQAIRDWLARQARTVRRIGSVCSGAMLLAHAGLLDGRSATTHWNATERLARKFPGVRVEPDRIFVKDGNLYTSAGVTAGLDLALALVEEDFGRVVALRVARELVMFLKRPGGQSQFSAHLAAQTAERNAIREVQGWVVENLACNLSVEALAAQAGMSTRNFSRIFKQECQVTPADFVEGARIDAARRLLEGSRHPLKRVAALTGFGDTNNLRRAFLRRLGVPPADYRRRFRSAA; via the coding sequence ATGAAGATCGCAGTCCTTGCTTTCCCCGGCGTCCAGATGCTCGATCTGGCCGGTCCCCTCGACGTGTTCCATGAAGGGGCCCGGCAGGCCGGCCAACCGGACGCCTACCAGTTCGAGATCGTCTCCCCATCGCCCGGTATGCTGACCGCTGCCAATGGCATGCGCATCATGCCGGACGCGACGCTGGAGACTGCCAGCGCCGATATCGACACGCTGCTGGTCGCTGGCGGCCCCAGACTCAACCTGCTCGAACAGGACCAGGCGATCCGCGACTGGCTCGCGCGCCAGGCCCGCACCGTGCGGCGCATCGGCTCGGTGTGCTCGGGCGCGATGCTGCTGGCGCATGCCGGGCTGCTGGACGGCCGCAGCGCGACCACGCACTGGAATGCCACCGAGCGCCTGGCGCGGAAGTTCCCGGGCGTCAGGGTCGAGCCGGACCGGATCTTCGTGAAGGACGGCAACCTGTACACCTCGGCCGGCGTGACCGCCGGGCTGGACCTGGCGCTGGCACTGGTCGAGGAGGATTTCGGTCGGGTGGTGGCGCTGCGCGTGGCGCGCGAGCTGGTGATGTTCCTCAAGCGCCCTGGCGGGCAGTCACAGTTCAGCGCCCATCTGGCGGCGCAGACGGCTGAGCGCAACGCCATCCGCGAGGTGCAGGGATGGGTGGTGGAGAACCTGGCCTGCAACCTGTCGGTCGAGGCGCTGGCCGCTCAGGCCGGCATGAGCACGCGCAATTTCTCGCGCATCTTCAAACAGGAATGCCAGGTGACGCCGGCGGATTTCGTCGAGGGGGCGCGCATCGACGCGGCGCGCCGGCTGCTGGAAGGCTCGCGCCATCCGCTCAAGCGCGTCGCCGCGCTGACCGGATTCGGCGACACGAACAACCTGCGCCGCGCCTTCCTGCGGCGGCTGGGCGTGCCGCCGGCGGACTACAGGCGGCGCTTTCGCAGCGCCGCCTGA
- a CDS encoding hypothetical protein (K15047: HNRNPUL1, E1BAP5; heterogeneous nuclear ribonucleoprotein U-like protein 1): MLTQAEMRHAGLVELKKYERGQLELAIQRRECALADKGKKIQALSKRQDKLRAQRDKVAPKPGKARSNRYLTTLARLREVDTELEFCRNWVAQKERVLTAKRGKLSALLKAIDEGRYSLCFGSKKLLQQRPGEHNTETTPFASVEDWHEAWDTARNGQVWSIGHTAKPSGNSELQWLPDTNQLRVRLTDKLAHERMDALGIPRSGGPQKVMPLRMKCRFIVIDGVDFASHRGAARAALIDAFGKRPVTMRLLQRLSPAGERIWYLQASVDVPTGFNPETARTREAGVLGLDLNARGVAWAVVKPDGNRLREGHPQSGFLGWDLKGLSDAVRKQVIGTTVAELARLGKRLGLAVAIENLDFATKKAGLRAGGVNKRYNEMLSSFASSQFAELMTRACEKAHVRLYLVNPSYSSVGGFTKYGRPNRIGADESAALWLGRQALYGIPWKTVGAQCFVKRHNERLVFSHLPATPKQSKTALAGAQWRDVARALGKNRKRWGENLRNWFLCQVETPSPQTVCEPDVASLPTG, encoded by the coding sequence ATGCTGACGCAAGCTGAAATGCGCCATGCAGGCTTGGTCGAACTCAAAAAGTACGAACGAGGTCAGCTTGAGCTGGCCATTCAGCGACGCGAATGCGCACTAGCCGACAAAGGCAAGAAAATTCAGGCCCTGTCAAAACGGCAAGATAAGCTACGCGCTCAACGCGATAAAGTAGCACCGAAGCCGGGGAAAGCCCGTTCAAACCGCTACCTTACGACGCTAGCCCGCCTACGGGAAGTCGATACCGAACTCGAATTTTGCCGCAACTGGGTTGCACAAAAAGAACGCGTTCTTACTGCCAAGCGCGGCAAGCTGTCCGCGCTGCTTAAAGCTATTGATGAAGGCCGCTACAGTCTCTGTTTTGGCTCGAAGAAGCTGCTTCAGCAGCGGCCCGGCGAACACAACACCGAGACCACTCCATTCGCCTCTGTCGAGGATTGGCACGAGGCCTGGGACACAGCCCGAAACGGTCAGGTCTGGTCGATAGGACATACGGCTAAGCCCAGCGGCAATAGCGAACTACAGTGGCTGCCGGATACCAACCAGTTGCGCGTCCGGTTGACGGACAAGCTTGCGCATGAACGCATGGACGCTTTGGGCATTCCTCGCAGCGGAGGGCCGCAAAAGGTGATGCCCCTTCGCATGAAATGCCGATTCATTGTGATTGACGGGGTCGACTTTGCCTCGCATCGGGGCGCGGCCCGCGCAGCGCTGATTGACGCGTTTGGAAAGCGGCCTGTCACAATGCGGCTCTTGCAAAGGCTATCACCGGCCGGCGAGCGCATTTGGTATCTGCAAGCGAGCGTTGACGTTCCCACCGGTTTCAACCCAGAGACCGCTCGCACTAGAGAGGCTGGTGTCCTTGGACTGGATTTGAATGCCCGGGGCGTTGCCTGGGCTGTGGTGAAGCCCGATGGGAACCGGTTGCGGGAGGGTCATCCGCAGAGCGGCTTTCTCGGCTGGGACCTAAAAGGCCTTTCCGACGCTGTACGCAAGCAAGTCATCGGAACAACCGTTGCAGAGCTTGCCCGCCTGGGCAAGCGCCTAGGCCTCGCAGTGGCCATCGAGAACCTGGATTTCGCGACGAAGAAGGCCGGCTTGCGCGCCGGCGGCGTCAACAAGCGATATAACGAGATGCTAAGTTCGTTTGCAAGCTCACAGTTCGCAGAGCTGATGACCCGTGCCTGTGAAAAAGCTCATGTTCGGCTCTATTTGGTGAACCCTTCGTACAGTTCGGTCGGAGGCTTCACCAAATATGGCCGTCCCAATCGAATCGGCGCGGATGAGTCCGCCGCTCTTTGGTTGGGCCGGCAAGCTTTGTACGGTATCCCCTGGAAGACAGTGGGTGCCCAGTGCTTCGTCAAGAGGCACAACGAGCGACTCGTCTTTTCGCACCTGCCAGCCACCCCGAAGCAGAGCAAGACGGCCCTGGCAGGGGCTCAATGGAGAGATGTCGCTCGGGCTCTAGGCAAGAACCGGAAGCGATGGGGTGAAAACCTCCGCAATTGGTTCCTCTGCCAGGTCGAAACCCCTTCCCCGCAGACCGTCTGCGAGCCTGATGTGGCGTCATTGCCAACGGGATAG
- a CDS encoding C4-dicarboxylate ABC transporter (K03304: tehA; tellurite resistance protein) yields MTFAANPAASLPAPRSSVKNLPVNLFGAVMGLSGLSMAWRGAGPVFGTSPAIGDAVGDAVGVVAVLAFLALAAGYLAKWLRYRDAVRAEFNHPVAGNFFGTITIAILLLSSVVGVHHQALGQAIWTLGTVLTIALTFVIAGRLFRGKGDPTHVVPAWLIPGVATLDIAVAGGTMPMAWAHEVNLIAIAVGTMMALVFFTMILSRLVHHDPLPAGMVPSLIILIAPFEVGFLAYVNVTGHIDMFAGMLFYFGLFLFLLLSWRVFRRPAPFAPSWWAISFPMAALSNAALKYAAHVQTGVLAWVAGLILLVLTVAIAVLFVRTLHGLFTQRLLAA; encoded by the coding sequence ATGACTTTTGCAGCCAACCCCGCGGCCAGCCTGCCGGCGCCGCGCAGCTCGGTGAAGAATCTCCCCGTCAACCTGTTCGGCGCCGTGATGGGCCTGTCCGGCCTGTCGATGGCATGGCGCGGCGCGGGCCCGGTCTTCGGCACCAGCCCCGCCATCGGCGACGCCGTCGGCGACGCCGTCGGCGTGGTCGCCGTGCTCGCCTTCCTGGCGCTGGCCGCCGGCTACCTGGCCAAGTGGCTGCGCTACCGGGATGCGGTCCGGGCCGAGTTCAACCATCCGGTGGCCGGGAATTTCTTCGGCACCATCACCATTGCCATCCTGCTGCTGTCATCGGTCGTCGGCGTGCACCATCAGGCGCTGGGCCAGGCGATCTGGACGCTGGGCACCGTGCTGACCATCGCGCTGACCTTCGTCATTGCTGGCCGCCTCTTCCGCGGCAAGGGCGATCCGACGCACGTCGTGCCGGCGTGGCTGATCCCGGGCGTGGCCACGCTCGACATCGCCGTGGCCGGGGGCACCATGCCGATGGCGTGGGCGCACGAGGTCAACCTGATTGCGATTGCGGTCGGCACGATGATGGCGCTGGTGTTCTTCACCATGATCTTGTCGCGCCTGGTCCACCACGATCCGCTGCCGGCCGGCATGGTGCCGTCGCTGATCATCCTGATCGCGCCGTTCGAGGTGGGCTTCCTGGCCTACGTCAACGTGACCGGGCACATCGACATGTTCGCCGGCATGCTGTTCTACTTCGGCCTGTTCCTGTTCCTGCTGCTGTCGTGGCGCGTGTTCCGCCGCCCGGCGCCGTTCGCGCCGTCGTGGTGGGCCATCAGCTTCCCGATGGCGGCGCTGTCGAACGCGGCGCTGAAGTATGCGGCGCATGTGCAAACCGGCGTGCTGGCGTGGGTGGCGGGCCTGATCCTGCTGGTGCTGACGGTGGCGATCGCGGTGCTGTTCGTGCGCACGCTGCATGGCCTCTTCACGCAGCGCCTGCTGGCCGCCTGA